The bacterium genome includes a region encoding these proteins:
- the recO gene encoding DNA repair protein RecO, which produces MFLYHRTQGFVLKKENRGEADQLFTVFTKDFGKIVVLAKAVRKPSSKLRGAIDVFYLSEIEFIQGKIQKTLTGALLVENFFGIRKNLLKLRLAYSFSKIFCGLVRDQESDDNLWLMLKKFFFKLNQEELVPAKASLFYHFFFWKFLSLLGYRPELDKCLYCRKQTFSAQVFWAVKEGGLVCKNCLNKVKTKVGKLDAGLVKTLKIFLDQDWEALKALKIEPEPLQDLKIISRHYLYHIFEGK; this is translated from the coding sequence GTGTTTTTATACCATCGAACCCAAGGGTTTGTTTTAAAAAAAGAGAACAGGGGAGAAGCCGACCAGCTTTTTACGGTTTTTACCAAGGATTTCGGTAAAATCGTCGTCCTGGCCAAGGCGGTTCGCAAGCCGAGTTCAAAATTGAGGGGCGCGATCGACGTTTTTTATCTGTCGGAAATCGAGTTTATCCAAGGGAAAATCCAAAAAACCCTGACTGGCGCTTTGTTAGTCGAGAACTTTTTCGGCATCAGAAAGAACCTTTTAAAACTCAGGCTTGCCTATAGTTTCAGTAAAATCTTCTGCGGCCTGGTAAGAGATCAAGAATCAGACGACAATCTCTGGCTGATGCTCAAAAAGTTTTTTTTCAAACTCAATCAGGAAGAATTAGTTCCAGCCAAAGCCTCATTGTTCTATCATTTCTTTTTCTGGAAGTTTTTAAGCCTTTTGGGATATCGCCCGGAACTGGACAAATGCCTTTATTGCCGGAAGCAGACATTCTCGGCTCAGGTTTTTTGGGCGGTCAAGGAAGGGGGATTGGTTTGTAAAAATTGTCTCAATAAAGTAAAAACAAAGGTAGGGAAGCTGGATGCCGGACTCGTCAAGACTTTAAAGATTTTCCTTGATCAGGACTGGGAAGCTTTAAAAGCGCTGAAAATCGAACCCGAACCGCTTCAAGATTTAAAAATTATCAGCAGGCATTATCTTTACCATATTTTTGAGGGAAAATAG
- the ileS gene encoding isoleucine--tRNA ligase, translated as MAEFNFFEKEEKILKFWKENRIFEKSVENRSKDNPASFYDGPPFVTGVPHYGHLLGSIAKDIIPRYLTMKGKRVRRVWGWDCHGLPIENKVEQKLGLKNRRDIEKIGLLKFIEECKKYVAETSAEWDWYIDHIGRWVDMKNAYKTMDLSYMESVIWVFKKLYDQGLIYKGMRISLFCPRCSTPVSNFEIAMDNSYADRMDTAITMKFKVIDQPFLEKHKIKEPCYLLAWTTTPWSSVSTMGLAIGEKFTYQLVEAGQEYYLMAKNRAEEIMAGKDHEIIKDISGKDISGLKYEHIFDYYQKQFSEYKTWPTDYVSEQEGTGIVTINGAFGEADMESAKKYELPIIVNVDEEGKFTDEVVLAPGQYVKEAEPVVIEDIKKRNLLFKEEKITHSYPLCYRCETPLIYRAQDSWFIDVQKLKPRLLEKNQNIHWVPEHFKEGRFTDGINTAPDWGISRARYWATAMPVWECEKCQAREVFGSIAEIEKRSQQKVKDLHRPFIDEIVFSCQKCSGQMNRVKDVLDCWLDSGSMPYAERHYPFENKDDFEKSFPADYISEYTGQVRAWFYVLHVLSTALFDSHCFKNVVVSGVIMGTDGRKMSKSFHNYPDPRGVIEKYGGDALRLYLMGSPTMAGQDMNISEEGVKEQVKQINLIYWNSYNYFRTFADLHNFDPQKQLEDSIENPLDAWLLSRANRFLKEFTQLLDDYHVPESVRLVPGFLDDLSRWYIRRSRDRLKSGDKQSLSALYKALILFTKVVAPVMPFLTEEIYKELREKMESVHLEDWPRVQEELINEKLEKEMALVRQVCGLGNAARKESGIKSRQPLAKFKVQGSKFKVGETELLNLIKEELNIKEIELVDTIKKEPGWVMKTEGKLQVSLSTEITPELMQEGLLRDFMREIQEKRKKAGLKPQDKIIVYYQGAQNQLQFLTKNREKILKEVIATDLILADNEKFAPQDEVKLGGGKFLLKVEKS; from the coding sequence ATGGCAGAGTTTAATTTTTTTGAAAAAGAAGAAAAAATTCTCAAGTTCTGGAAAGAGAACCGGATTTTTGAGAAGTCCGTTGAGAATCGGTCCAAGGACAACCCCGCCTCTTTTTACGACGGTCCGCCCTTCGTCACCGGCGTGCCTCATTACGGCCATCTTTTGGGCAGCATTGCCAAGGATATTATTCCCAGATATCTGACGATGAAAGGAAAAAGAGTCAGGCGGGTTTGGGGCTGGGATTGCCATGGTTTGCCGATTGAAAACAAAGTGGAGCAGAAACTCGGCTTAAAAAACCGGAGAGACATTGAAAAAATAGGCCTTTTAAAATTCATTGAAGAGTGCAAAAAATACGTTGCCGAGACCTCGGCCGAATGGGATTGGTACATTGACCACATCGGCCGCTGGGTAGATATGAAGAATGCCTACAAGACCATGGATTTGTCTTATATGGAGTCGGTCATTTGGGTTTTCAAAAAACTTTATGACCAAGGATTAATTTACAAAGGGATGAGAATTTCCCTTTTTTGCCCCAGATGTTCTACGCCGGTTTCCAACTTTGAGATCGCGATGGATAATTCTTACGCTGACAGGATGGATACGGCCATTACGATGAAGTTTAAAGTTATTGATCAACCGTTCCTCGAAAAACATAAAATTAAGGAGCCGTGTTATTTACTGGCTTGGACGACTACGCCTTGGAGTTCGGTCAGCACCATGGGTTTGGCAATCGGAGAAAAATTTACTTATCAATTGGTTGAGGCCGGCCAAGAATATTACTTAATGGCCAAAAACCGGGCAGAAGAAATCATGGCCGGCAAGGACCATGAAATCATTAAAGATATTTCCGGCAAGGATATTTCAGGATTAAAATACGAGCACATTTTCGATTATTACCAAAAGCAGTTTTCAGAATACAAAACTTGGCCAACTGATTATGTTTCCGAACAGGAGGGCACCGGCATCGTCACCATCAATGGCGCTTTCGGCGAAGCGGATATGGAATCAGCCAAGAAATACGAGCTGCCCATTATTGTTAATGTTGACGAAGAGGGAAAATTTACCGACGAAGTTGTTTTGGCGCCGGGCCAGTATGTCAAAGAAGCAGAGCCGGTTGTCATTGAGGACATAAAGAAAAGAAATTTACTATTCAAGGAAGAAAAAATTACTCACTCTTATCCTCTTTGTTATCGCTGCGAAACGCCTTTAATCTACCGCGCCCAAGATAGCTGGTTTATTGACGTCCAGAAATTAAAGCCCCGGTTATTAGAAAAAAACCAGAATATTCATTGGGTGCCGGAACATTTTAAAGAAGGCCGTTTTACCGATGGCATTAATACCGCTCCTGACTGGGGAATTTCCCGAGCTCGCTATTGGGCAACGGCGATGCCGGTTTGGGAGTGCGAGAAATGCCAGGCAAGAGAGGTATTTGGATCGATCGCGGAAATTGAAAAGAGAAGCCAGCAAAAAGTTAAAGATTTACACCGGCCGTTCATTGATGAAATTGTTTTTTCCTGCCAAAAATGTTCTGGCCAAATGAATCGGGTAAAAGATGTTTTGGATTGCTGGCTTGATTCCGGCTCTATGCCTTATGCGGAAAGGCATTATCCTTTCGAAAATAAAGACGATTTTGAGAAAAGTTTTCCTGCTGACTATATTTCCGAATACACGGGCCAGGTCAGGGCATGGTTTTATGTCCTTCATGTTTTATCAACCGCATTGTTCGACTCGCATTGTTTTAAAAATGTCGTGGTTTCAGGCGTGATTATGGGCACGGACGGCCGCAAGATGTCAAAATCATTCCATAATTATCCTGATCCCAGAGGCGTTATTGAAAAATACGGCGGAGACGCTCTTCGCCTTTACCTAATGGGCAGTCCGACCATGGCCGGCCAGGATATGAATATTTCTGAAGAAGGGGTGAAGGAGCAGGTGAAGCAGATTAATCTTATTTACTGGAATAGTTATAATTATTTCAGGACATTTGCTGATTTGCATAATTTTGATCCCCAAAAGCAGTTAGAGGATTCTATTGAAAATCCTTTAGACGCTTGGCTTTTGAGCCGGGCCAATAGATTTCTCAAAGAGTTTACTCAATTATTAGATGATTATCACGTTCCCGAATCAGTGCGGCTGGTGCCAGGGTTTTTAGACGATTTGTCCCGATGGTATATAAGAAGGAGTCGCGACCGGCTGAAGTCAGGGGACAAGCAATCCTTGAGCGCCCTTTATAAGGCCTTGATTTTGTTTACTAAGGTTGTGGCTCCGGTAATGCCTTTCTTGACAGAAGAAATCTACAAAGAGTTGAGAGAAAAAATGGAGTCGGTCCATCTTGAGGATTGGCCCAGAGTCCAGGAAGAATTAATCAATGAAAAATTAGAGAAAGAAATGGCTTTAGTCAGGCAAGTCTGCGGCCTAGGGAATGCCGCCAGAAAAGAGTCGGGCATTAAATCCAGGCAGCCGCTAGCGAAGTTCAAAGTTCAAGGGTCAAAGTTCAAAGTTGGCGAAACAGAATTACTAAATTTGATAAAAGAGGAACTGAATATCAAGGAAATAGAGCTTGTTGATACTATAAAAAAGGAGCCGGGCTGGGTAATGAAAACAGAAGGGAAATTACAGGTTTCTTTGAGCACTGAAATAACTCCGGAGTTAATGCAAGAGGGCCTGCTTCGGGATTTCATGAGAGAAATTCAGGAAAAAAGAAAGAAGGCGGGTTTAAAGCCCCAAGATAAAATTATTGTCTATTACCAAGGGGCGCAAAACCAGTTACAATTTTTAACAAAGAACAGGGAGAAAATCTTAAAAGAAGTGATTGCTACTGATTTGATTCTGGCAGACAATGAGAAATTCGCTCCCCAAGACGAAGTGAAGCTTGGCGGAGGCAAGTTTTTACTGAAAGTTGAAAAGTCATAA
- a CDS encoding histidine phosphatase family protein, which translates to MRLRNHYFLLRHGQTNYQKIGLFYPWPDSSKVCLTRKGRTDIARVAKNLKKVKIDLIFSSDLFRTKQTAGIITHTLGLKVIFDMRLRDINFGVYHGQSKEIFNHDFPLSRLMARFKERPKGGENWNEARQRVKSFLAEIEKRHQGKNILIVGHGGPLLLLEGLMKSWSDQCLVNIVLAKKQIKVGELREI; encoded by the coding sequence ATGCGGTTGAGAAATCATTATTTTTTGTTGCGGCACGGCCAGACAAATTATCAGAAAATAGGTTTGTTTTATCCTTGGCCTGATAGCTCCAAGGTGTGCTTGACCAGAAAGGGCAGAACTGATATCGCCAGGGTTGCCAAAAACTTAAAGAAAGTAAAGATTGACCTGATTTTTTCCTCAGATTTGTTTCGGACCAAACAAACAGCCGGAATAATCACTCATACCCTCGGCTTAAAAGTTATTTTTGACATGCGACTGCGTGATATTAATTTCGGCGTTTATCATGGTCAGTCCAAAGAGATCTTTAATCACGATTTCCCATTATCAAGATTGATGGCTAGGTTCAAAGAACGACCAAAGGGGGGCGAAAATTGGAACGAGGCCAGGCAAAGAGTTAAGAGCTTTTTGGCAGAAATTGAAAAAAGGCATCAGGGCAAGAATATCTTAATCGTCGGTCACGGCGGCCCCTTGTTATTATTGGAAGGCTTGATGAAAAGCTGGTCCGACCAATGTCTCGTGAATATTGTTCTGGCCAAAAAACAGATTAAAGTGGGTGAATTGAGAGAAATTTAA
- a CDS encoding glycine--tRNA ligase, which produces MEDLMQKIVSLCKRRGFVFPGSEIYGGLQGFYDYGPLGSELKNNLKQLWWRWMTKEHDNIVGIDGAIITHPKVWEASGHVKSFVDPLSECKKCHHRFKADDLKGDNCPDCGGKLTEPRNYNILVSTELGVIEGEKTKTYLRGEACQNIYLNFKNVLQSSRLQIPFGICQIGKAFRNEVTPGNFLYRQREFEQWDLQWFINPKEADKWFEFWKEERMKWYKSLFTHPENLGFYQHDKLAHYAKKAFDIEYSKSPFGSKEIEGIHWRGDWDLSRHGEYSGQDLNYTDPTTNEKFIPWIIETSGGVDRMFLFLMIDAYTEEKDRIVLKLNPRIAPYKAAVFPLLANKPELVEKAREVFEMLKIDFSVAWDDRGNIGKRYYSQDEIGTILGITCDFQTLDDNTVTLRDRDTKTQIRLGISELRDVIQKVLNGEEFSKLGKVKINPFKHAKKSTSSKRP; this is translated from the coding sequence ATGGAGGATTTAATGCAAAAAATTGTTAGTTTGTGCAAAAGAAGGGGCTTTGTTTTTCCTGGGAGCGAGATTTATGGAGGATTGCAGGGTTTTTACGACTATGGCCCCTTGGGATCGGAACTGAAAAATAATCTCAAACAGTTGTGGTGGCGCTGGATGACAAAGGAACATGATAATATTGTCGGCATTGACGGCGCCATTATTACCCATCCAAAAGTTTGGGAGGCCAGCGGCCATGTTAAAAGTTTTGTTGATCCGCTTTCAGAATGTAAAAAGTGCCATCATCGTTTCAAGGCAGATGATCTAAAAGGCGATAATTGTCCAGATTGCGGCGGCAAATTAACCGAACCAAGAAATTACAATATTCTGGTATCAACCGAGTTGGGAGTAATTGAGGGCGAGAAAACAAAAACCTATCTTCGAGGCGAGGCCTGCCAAAATATTTATTTGAACTTTAAGAACGTCTTACAATCAAGCCGGCTGCAAATCCCTTTTGGCATTTGTCAGATCGGTAAGGCTTTCAGGAATGAAGTTACCCCGGGAAATTTTCTTTACCGGCAGAGAGAATTTGAACAGTGGGACCTCCAATGGTTCATTAATCCCAAAGAGGCAGACAAATGGTTTGAGTTTTGGAAAGAGGAGAGAATGAAGTGGTACAAAAGCTTGTTTACTCATCCGGAAAATCTCGGATTCTATCAACACGATAAATTGGCTCATTATGCAAAAAAAGCCTTTGATATCGAATATTCGAAATCTCCGTTTGGCAGCAAAGAAATAGAAGGGATTCATTGGCGGGGAGATTGGGACCTTTCAAGGCACGGAGAATATTCCGGCCAGGATCTAAATTATACCGATCCGACTACCAACGAGAAATTCATCCCCTGGATTATAGAGACCTCTGGCGGAGTTGACCGAATGTTTTTATTCTTAATGATTGATGCTTATACCGAAGAAAAAGATAGAATCGTTTTAAAGCTGAATCCAAGGATCGCGCCTTACAAAGCAGCGGTTTTTCCACTTTTAGCTAATAAGCCCGAGTTGGTAGAGAAAGCCAGGGAGGTTTTTGAAATGTTAAAAATTGATTTTTCAGTTGCCTGGGACGACAGGGGCAATATCGGCAAAAGATATTACAGCCAGGACGAGATTGGTACGATTCTGGGGATTACTTGCGATTTTCAGACACTTGATGACAATACGGTTACTCTAAGAGATAGGGATACAAAAACTCAAATAAGATTAGGCATTTCTGAACTACGCGATGTGATTCAAAAGGTTCTAAACGGGGAAGAATTTTCTAAACTTGGTAAAGTTAAAATCAATCCATTCAAACATGCTAAAAAGAGTACTTCTTCCAAACGGCCTTAG